A genomic window from Candidatus Pelagisphaera phototrophica includes:
- the arfB gene encoding alternative ribosome rescue aminoacyl-tRNA hydrolase ArfB encodes MLKISESIEIPLSEIEIKAVRSQGSGGQHVNKVSTAIHLFFNIKASSLSSFIKERLLSLRDHRITEEGIITIKSQDSRSQGANREEAMNRLKQLVQSVRVVPKKRRPTKPSRRSQEKRLKRKIQRGCTKSLRRRPSRSE; translated from the coding sequence ATGCTGAAAATATCGGAGAGTATTGAGATCCCACTCTCAGAGATCGAAATCAAAGCAGTTCGATCCCAAGGATCGGGCGGTCAGCACGTAAACAAGGTTTCCACAGCGATCCACCTTTTCTTCAATATCAAGGCTTCAAGCCTTTCTTCCTTTATTAAGGAGAGGCTCTTATCGCTTCGAGATCATCGGATAACGGAAGAGGGAATCATCACAATAAAGTCTCAGGACTCGAGATCCCAGGGGGCTAACCGGGAAGAAGCAATGAATAGGTTGAAGCAACTCGTGCAGAGTGTGCGGGTTGTGCCAAAGAAGCGACGCCCAACCAAACCCTCTAGAAGATCCCAAGAGAAGCGTTTGAAACGCAAGATCCAGAGAGGTTGTACGAAATCGCTTCGGAGACGCCCCTCTAGAAGCGAATAG
- a CDS encoding Gfo/Idh/MocA family protein, with protein MNKYLSSTNRRSFIKEISIAGTVLAASPAILAQASDKKYKTALIGSGWWGNNILGEAMACGECKIVALCDVDTRYLDTTYDRVVKDAGDKPKKYRDYRELFAKEEVDIAIVATPDHWHPLITIEAVNSGAHVYVEKPIGHTIEEGRAMVNASRAADRVVQVGTHRRISPHNVSGYDFIRSGKAGKIGMVRSFVHYGGGPEEPVANLEAPKELDWDMWCGPAPYRHYCEALPGTGGRPIHPKGFRNYLDYANGTLGDWGVHWLDQIIWIMGEQYPRKVFSTGGREIAGPAIYNDKEQTTDAPDHQVATYEFENFTATWEHRRFAANNAEKGENVGCYFYGTEGTFHMGWRNGWTFYPKNSKQAVVHQDSQLHDPNSQNIKELWLDLLHCIKTGEKPVCDIEEIHYSTNLSLLGMLSLKLGRSVEWDGEKERIVKDANANKLLRRDYRGDWKYPKV; from the coding sequence ATGAATAAATATCTCTCTTCGACAAACCGCAGGTCTTTCATTAAGGAAATCTCAATCGCTGGTACAGTGCTGGCGGCGAGTCCCGCAATCTTAGCTCAAGCGAGTGATAAAAAATACAAGACTGCTTTAATTGGATCCGGTTGGTGGGGTAATAACATTCTGGGAGAAGCGATGGCGTGTGGCGAGTGCAAGATCGTTGCCCTCTGTGATGTGGATACTCGCTATTTGGATACAACCTACGATCGTGTCGTGAAGGACGCGGGTGATAAGCCTAAGAAGTACCGTGATTATCGAGAGTTATTCGCCAAAGAAGAAGTAGATATCGCAATCGTGGCGACACCTGACCATTGGCATCCGCTCATAACGATCGAGGCGGTCAATTCGGGGGCTCATGTATATGTCGAAAAACCGATTGGCCACACCATTGAGGAAGGGCGTGCGATGGTAAACGCGTCACGAGCGGCTGATAGAGTGGTGCAAGTAGGAACCCATCGGCGAATTTCCCCTCACAATGTTTCTGGCTATGACTTCATCCGATCAGGCAAGGCAGGTAAAATCGGGATGGTACGGTCTTTCGTGCATTACGGCGGAGGACCAGAGGAACCGGTAGCCAATCTAGAGGCGCCCAAGGAATTAGATTGGGATATGTGGTGCGGACCTGCTCCCTATCGCCATTATTGCGAGGCTTTGCCTGGAACCGGGGGTCGACCGATCCATCCGAAGGGTTTTCGTAACTATCTCGACTACGCCAATGGCACCTTGGGCGATTGGGGAGTGCATTGGCTTGACCAGATTATCTGGATAATGGGAGAGCAGTATCCACGAAAAGTGTTTTCAACCGGTGGTCGCGAGATTGCCGGACCAGCCATTTACAATGACAAGGAACAAACGACTGACGCCCCGGACCATCAAGTGGCGACGTACGAGTTCGAGAACTTCACGGCGACTTGGGAACACAGGAGGTTTGCGGCTAATAATGCTGAAAAGGGTGAGAATGTGGGATGCTACTTTTACGGGACTGAAGGGACTTTTCACATGGGCTGGCGGAATGGGTGGACGTTTTATCCGAAGAATTCGAAGCAAGCGGTTGTGCATCAAGATTCCCAGTTGCACGATCCAAACTCACAGAATATTAAGGAACTCTGGCTGGATCTGCTACATTGCATCAAGACGGGAGAAAAGCCGGTCTGCGATATTGAGGAGATACACTACTCTACCAATTTGAGTCTGCTAGGTATGCTTTCACTCAAGCTAGGGCGCAGTGTCGAATGGGATGGGGAAAAAGAGCGAATCGTCAAAGACGCGAACGCGAATAAACTGCTGCGCCGGGATTATCGCGGTGATTGGAAGTATCCGAAGGTTTAG
- a CDS encoding tetratricopeptide repeat protein — protein MTAVNKGPLCTYLVFALVFAGNLFAGFYDEVKLRAEQGDPEAQDILSYMYQSGKGVPRDLERARRWSALAQQGGARGIRLSPKRPQSGLMGHTVHSSPRRPNVNTSSFQSVRALPRRPGSFAYAPELRASPRRPSPRFSDTWSHTNLRESELERIERGIRSYRRGKKWHHRLAQGGKLLVSPVTFTVKQSKRVFSKAVRKAAFGSVVLY, from the coding sequence ATGACGGCTGTTAACAAAGGCCCACTTTGCACTTACCTGGTTTTTGCCTTAGTCTTTGCCGGAAATCTGTTCGCCGGTTTCTACGACGAGGTGAAGCTTAGGGCAGAGCAGGGGGATCCAGAGGCGCAAGACATACTGAGTTATATGTACCAGTCTGGAAAAGGGGTTCCAAGAGACTTGGAGAGAGCTAGAAGATGGTCGGCTTTGGCTCAGCAGGGAGGAGCCAGAGGGATTCGATTGAGTCCTAAAAGACCTCAAAGTGGGCTGATGGGCCATACGGTTCACTCCAGTCCTCGTCGGCCCAATGTGAATACATCTTCTTTCCAAAGCGTTCGAGCACTTCCCCGTCGGCCGGGAAGTTTTGCCTACGCGCCAGAATTACGAGCGAGTCCGCGTCGTCCATCTCCGAGATTTTCGGACACATGGTCGCACACGAATCTTCGGGAATCCGAATTAGAGCGAATAGAACGTGGCATTCGAAGTTATCGACGAGGAAAAAAATGGCATCACCGGCTCGCTCAAGGTGGAAAATTGCTAGTCAGTCCGGTAACCTTCACTGTCAAACAGTCAAAACGAGTGTTTTCGAAGGCGGTCCGCAAGGCCGCTTTCGGAAGTGTTGTGCTGTATTAA
- a CDS encoding ADP-ribosylglycohydrolase family protein, which translates to MSTTLQNAFLGSLIADAAAMPVHWYYDTQALDRDYPEFSIYTAPKNPHPDSILWRSKYNPGNRKADILHDQARYWGKRGVHYHQFLPAGGNTLNYRLAIELYRLILDRGKYQPEEWLDTYTQLMSDPQWSQDTYVEEYHRAFFDRWSKGTALKDCGIDDLHIGGIATVPALLAGFVSIGNTDTESWIRIVRGHVALTHKNSFTLDASEALARILIEIAAGKALDHSLEVHGKAWGNPLQFQTWSKQKDRMIVGRQLTPACYLPDSFSASLYLAWKYQSDFKSGIIANALCGGDNCHRGAVVGSILGALNSLPGDWLQGLLAKNRVHKEIVV; encoded by the coding sequence ATGAGTACTACGCTACAAAACGCTTTTCTGGGATCCCTCATTGCCGACGCCGCTGCCATGCCAGTGCACTGGTACTACGATACTCAAGCACTCGATCGAGACTATCCTGAGTTCTCAATTTATACGGCTCCCAAGAACCCGCATCCAGACAGTATTCTCTGGCGATCTAAGTATAATCCGGGAAACAGGAAAGCTGACATACTGCACGACCAGGCTCGGTACTGGGGGAAGCGAGGGGTACACTATCACCAGTTTCTTCCTGCCGGAGGCAATACGCTCAACTATCGATTGGCCATTGAACTCTACCGCCTCATTTTGGATCGTGGGAAATACCAGCCAGAGGAATGGCTCGATACCTACACCCAACTTATGTCAGACCCTCAATGGTCTCAGGACACCTATGTGGAAGAGTACCACCGCGCTTTCTTCGACCGCTGGTCAAAAGGCACCGCCCTGAAAGATTGCGGTATCGACGACCTGCACATTGGCGGAATCGCCACCGTGCCCGCCCTTCTAGCAGGATTTGTTAGTATTGGTAATACGGATACTGAGAGCTGGATTCGCATCGTTCGTGGGCATGTCGCCCTTACGCACAAAAACAGCTTTACGCTAGATGCTTCCGAGGCGCTCGCCCGAATCCTCATCGAGATCGCTGCCGGCAAGGCCCTTGACCATTCGCTTGAAGTTCATGGCAAAGCCTGGGGAAATCCCCTCCAGTTCCAAACTTGGAGCAAGCAAAAAGATCGTATGATCGTTGGTCGCCAACTTACCCCCGCCTGCTACTTGCCCGACTCATTTTCCGCTTCGCTCTACCTCGCCTGGAAGTACCAGTCCGACTTTAAATCTGGAATCATTGCCAACGCATTGTGCGGTGGCGACAACTGTCATCGCGGGGCCGTCGTCGGATCGATACTAGGGGCGTTAAATTCCTTGCCAGGGGATTGGCTGCAAGGACTTCTCGCTAAAAATCGCGTTCACAAAGAAATCGTTGTCTAG
- a CDS encoding NAD(P)-dependent oxidoreductase, whose protein sequence is MTNTEKPTIGFIGLGLMGSAMVERLQYLGYPMTVIAHKKREAVEAAVTRGAVEAKSPGELARANQIVMVCVDTSASVEANMYGPEGVIENIRPGSLVIDFGTSIPQSTLKLEAALKVKGSSMMDAPLGRTPAHATDGLLNIMSAGSEEDFNRAKPVFEDLGENVFHVGTISVGHTLKLINNFFAMTTVCALSEAFAMADLAGLNRETLYNVMASGPLHSGMMDFIKANAVDGTKDMLAFSIANARKDVGYYSNMADDLGAPSFMSPATKQAMSLALSSGWGDNMVPEMVDFVASTFAKK, encoded by the coding sequence ATGACGAATACAGAAAAACCCACTATCGGATTTATCGGCCTCGGCCTTATGGGCTCGGCCATGGTTGAGCGACTTCAGTATCTCGGATACCCGATGACCGTAATCGCCCACAAAAAGCGTGAGGCCGTTGAAGCCGCCGTAACCCGAGGCGCAGTAGAAGCGAAGTCCCCGGGAGAACTGGCTCGGGCTAACCAAATTGTAATGGTCTGCGTGGATACATCCGCATCGGTCGAGGCCAATATGTACGGTCCAGAGGGAGTAATCGAAAATATTCGACCCGGCTCGCTGGTCATCGATTTCGGTACTTCCATCCCTCAATCCACTTTAAAGCTGGAAGCCGCGCTAAAAGTGAAAGGCTCCAGCATGATGGACGCTCCACTCGGCCGCACTCCCGCCCACGCGACTGATGGCCTACTCAACATTATGTCGGCCGGAAGCGAAGAGGATTTTAATCGGGCAAAACCGGTCTTTGAGGACCTGGGCGAGAACGTCTTTCACGTAGGAACTATTTCCGTGGGTCACACTCTGAAGCTGATCAACAATTTCTTCGCCATGACTACGGTTTGCGCCCTGTCCGAAGCGTTCGCCATGGCCGACCTCGCCGGATTGAATAGGGAAACCTTGTACAACGTAATGGCTTCCGGTCCCCTCCACTCGGGAATGATGGATTTCATCAAAGCGAACGCGGTTGACGGGACCAAAGACATGCTCGCCTTCTCCATTGCCAACGCCCGAAAAGATGTTGGCTACTACAGCAACATGGCGGACGATCTGGGTGCCCCCAGCTTTATGTCGCCCGCAACCAAGCAAGCCATGAGCCTAGCTCTTTCCTCAGGATGGGGCGATAACATGGTTCCGGAAATGGTTGATTTCGTGGCGAGCACCTTTGCCAAGAAATAG
- a CDS encoding ThuA domain-containing protein, whose amino-acid sequence MNRSMSKGVFFLLVTILGPVWALEGQAPVPTIWEQRAKERFTRLTSTMQMEISQSQPQDSGLKKKKLKKPKRILLFWRCETFIHTSIPSGNFALQEMARKTRAFSVELADEYSVFNKKNLKGYDAILLNSTTSLKFENEKQRDAVLSFVRGGKGIIGIHAASDNFYEWEGGAALLGGQFNGHPWTANGTWAFKLDDPTHPLNAAFKGEGFWHSDEIYQYKPSNYQGEENLRVLVSLDMSKPEVREPLNLEKFEKFNSQYDPGIREVPVSWIRGFGKGRLFYTNFGHREETYKNPVIMQHLYDGILYALGFTSADATPSAELPAIPVALAPEKPASK is encoded by the coding sequence ATGAATCGATCGATGTCGAAAGGAGTATTTTTCCTACTAGTGACAATTTTAGGGCCCGTCTGGGCCCTCGAGGGCCAGGCGCCCGTGCCTACGATTTGGGAGCAACGAGCCAAAGAACGGTTCACGCGGCTAACTTCCACAATGCAGATGGAGATTAGCCAATCCCAGCCACAGGATTCCGGGCTCAAAAAGAAGAAACTGAAAAAGCCCAAGCGCATTCTTCTATTCTGGCGGTGCGAGACTTTTATCCATACATCAATTCCTTCTGGGAATTTTGCGCTTCAGGAGATGGCTCGAAAAACCAGGGCATTCTCTGTCGAGTTGGCCGATGAGTACTCGGTTTTCAACAAGAAGAACCTCAAGGGATACGACGCGATTCTACTCAACAGCACGACTAGTCTAAAGTTTGAAAACGAGAAGCAACGGGATGCCGTCTTGAGTTTTGTGCGAGGCGGCAAAGGCATTATTGGGATTCATGCAGCTAGCGACAACTTTTATGAATGGGAAGGGGGTGCCGCATTGTTAGGGGGTCAGTTTAATGGGCATCCTTGGACTGCTAACGGAACTTGGGCCTTCAAACTCGACGATCCGACTCATCCGCTCAATGCCGCTTTCAAAGGTGAGGGATTTTGGCATTCGGATGAGATCTACCAATACAAACCTTCTAACTACCAAGGCGAAGAGAATCTCCGTGTCTTGGTCAGTCTCGACATGAGTAAACCGGAGGTAAGGGAGCCGTTGAATTTGGAGAAATTTGAAAAATTCAATAGCCAGTATGATCCAGGTATAAGAGAAGTTCCCGTCAGCTGGATACGTGGGTTTGGCAAAGGGCGGCTGTTCTACACGAATTTTGGACACCGAGAAGAAACTTACAAGAATCCTGTAATCATGCAGCATCTTTATGATGGCATACTCTACGCGTTGGGATTCACAAGTGCCGACGCGACTCCTTCGGCGGAGCTTCCTGCAATCCCTGTGGCTCTGGCTCCTGAAAAGCCGGCATCGAAATAG
- a CDS encoding FKBP-type peptidyl-prolyl cis-trans isomerase, which produces MRPFFILSILALCLISGGLSRTNAASKSEIRQARAAEKAFLEKNKSREGITTTRSGLQYEILAKGDSDQLPRPRDVIEIHYHGTLTDGTVFDSSLMRGQTMDIRLWDVIPGWVEGIKLMSPGDKYRFYIPSNLAYGSKGNGVIPIYTVLIFEIELVALKEKTRGKRKK; this is translated from the coding sequence ATGCGACCATTCTTTATTCTCTCAATTCTCGCCTTATGCCTTATTTCAGGCGGTCTCTCCCGTACAAACGCCGCTTCGAAATCAGAAATTCGCCAGGCACGTGCAGCAGAAAAAGCGTTTCTTGAAAAAAACAAATCTCGAGAAGGTATCACCACCACCCGGTCCGGGCTCCAGTACGAAATTCTAGCAAAAGGTGACTCGGACCAACTTCCCCGCCCAAGGGATGTCATTGAAATACACTACCATGGAACGCTGACTGATGGTACCGTCTTCGATAGCTCGCTTATGCGGGGTCAGACGATGGATATTCGATTATGGGATGTCATACCCGGATGGGTTGAAGGCATCAAGCTCATGTCGCCGGGTGACAAATACCGTTTCTATATCCCCAGCAATCTTGCCTACGGCTCCAAGGGAAACGGGGTGATTCCCATATATACCGTTCTTATTTTTGAGATCGAGCTTGTTGCCCTGAAAGAAAAAACACGAGGTAAACGGAAGAAGTAA
- a CDS encoding class II aldolase/adducin family protein: MENRWNDQLAKDFENDPRRLRVYTSRLLGQEPQLVLHGGGNTSVKINANDFFGKSVETLFVKGSGWDLATIEEAGFAPLRMDVLNKLAQMGTLSDSDMVEQQRQAMLDSKAPNASVEAILHAIIPFHYVDHTHANAILAMTNTENGLERVQELFGNRVIVIPYVMPGFALAKLVYEQTKDVSWEDYEGMVLMNHGIFTFSDNAKESYERMILLVTEAEDYLDRAKALKPAIGQGACDPLELARLRKNVSDLRGIPVVAKLDSSPEAIGFANLENAGEIGTRGPLTPDHSIFAKRVPVYLSENTGDSIDTYASEYKSYFGRNASNGLTCLDSTPRWGIWPGRGLISFGLNPKNAAVVGDIASHTTRVIQNSESLGGWVPLKECDVFEVEYWELEQAKLKTDKSAPSLQGSIALIALSDAFMANQCKERLTKAGAAVIAMDESSVQDKIGSAVEMTVLAHGGLDILITDVALDSSIGVLAGSLPAALPYLKLGVNSKIVAVGACSSSALNQCHQKIVTFLAGSGEAQIGVVVTNSDNSETFISANKSTLESKIIEKITAA, from the coding sequence ATGGAAAACCGCTGGAACGATCAATTAGCAAAAGATTTCGAAAACGACCCCAGGCGCCTTCGCGTTTACACTTCCCGTCTCCTTGGTCAGGAGCCCCAGTTGGTTCTCCACGGAGGTGGAAACACCTCGGTGAAGATCAATGCGAATGATTTCTTCGGCAAATCGGTAGAGACTCTGTTTGTCAAAGGGAGCGGTTGGGACTTGGCTACGATTGAGGAGGCTGGGTTTGCCCCTTTGCGAATGGATGTTCTCAATAAGCTAGCCCAAATGGGGACGCTATCCGACTCAGACATGGTAGAGCAACAGCGCCAAGCAATGCTGGATTCGAAGGCGCCCAACGCCTCCGTCGAAGCTATTCTCCATGCGATTATTCCCTTTCACTACGTTGACCATACCCACGCCAACGCAATTCTAGCTATGACCAATACCGAAAATGGACTCGAGCGCGTTCAGGAGCTCTTCGGAAATCGCGTTATCGTCATCCCTTACGTTATGCCGGGATTTGCGTTGGCTAAACTCGTGTACGAGCAAACTAAAGACGTCAGTTGGGAGGATTACGAAGGCATGGTTCTGATGAACCACGGGATCTTCACTTTTTCGGATAACGCAAAAGAGAGCTACGAGAGAATGATCCTGCTAGTCACCGAAGCTGAAGATTACCTGGATCGAGCCAAAGCCTTGAAACCGGCTATTGGCCAGGGGGCCTGCGATCCCTTAGAACTAGCTCGCTTAAGGAAGAACGTCTCCGATCTCCGCGGGATTCCAGTGGTCGCCAAACTCGACTCAAGTCCGGAGGCTATCGGATTCGCCAATCTAGAGAACGCAGGCGAAATCGGCACCCGAGGCCCCTTGACCCCAGACCATTCTATTTTCGCTAAACGTGTTCCCGTTTACCTGTCAGAGAATACCGGCGATTCGATTGATACTTACGCATCCGAATACAAGTCATATTTTGGCCGAAATGCCTCAAACGGACTGACCTGCCTCGATTCGACTCCAAGATGGGGCATTTGGCCTGGTCGCGGTCTGATCTCTTTTGGACTGAATCCAAAAAACGCAGCCGTTGTTGGCGATATAGCCAGTCACACCACCCGCGTCATTCAAAACAGCGAATCGCTGGGAGGATGGGTCCCCTTAAAGGAGTGCGACGTGTTTGAGGTTGAGTATTGGGAGCTGGAACAAGCCAAACTAAAGACAGATAAGTCCGCCCCCTCGCTTCAAGGGAGCATAGCGCTCATCGCGCTCTCTGACGCTTTTATGGCCAACCAATGCAAAGAACGCCTGACGAAGGCGGGTGCCGCGGTCATCGCGATGGATGAGAGTTCTGTCCAAGACAAAATCGGATCAGCTGTGGAAATGACCGTCCTAGCCCACGGAGGTCTCGATATTCTTATTACGGACGTCGCATTAGATTCATCGATTGGAGTCCTTGCAGGCTCTCTACCAGCCGCCCTGCCCTATCTAAAACTTGGAGTTAACTCAAAAATTGTCGCCGTCGGAGCCTGCTCGTCATCAGCCCTGAATCAATGTCACCAAAAAATAGTGACTTTTTTGGCTGGATCAGGGGAAGCGCAAATAGGCGTCGTTGTCACCAACTCCGACAACAGTGAAACCTTTATTTCGGCCAATAAATCTACCCTCGAATCAAAGATAATTGAGAAGATCACTGCGGCGTAA
- a CDS encoding arylsulfatase: protein MKLNTKSEPCQTPRMNNIFAIIVATAVLITTTSCTDNSESAPPNIIFIMADDMGYGDLRCYGQTTIQTPNIDQMAKEGTRFTDCYAGSTVCAPSRSVLMTGLHTGHTTVRGNFGKYGVTGLAGGNGRVPLEKDDVTVAEVLKTAGYKTGISGKWGLGEPKTNGHPNDQGFDEWFGYLNQRRAHSYYPDFIWKNKEKFELPENRNGNEGTYTHDLFTDFALDFLDRHEKERFFLYLPYTVPHSRYEIPDTAPYSQENWTDDEKVHAAMITRLDRDVGKLFQRLKDLDIDEQTIVFFCSDNGAAERWEKRFDSSGALRGRKRDMYEGGLRTPMIVRWPGVVSANRTSDVPWYFADVLPTLAELGNAASTPNLDGISIAPTLLGKPQDLSSRYMYWEFFEGGFQQAVRKGNWKAIRTSIGKPIELYNLETDISEKRDIASRHPQVVTEMESILQSARSPSLNWPVESLD, encoded by the coding sequence ATGAAACTTAATACAAAAAGCGAACCCTGCCAGACACCTCGAATGAATAACATTTTTGCCATTATCGTTGCAACAGCAGTGTTGATCACAACTACCTCCTGCACCGACAATTCCGAATCAGCACCTCCAAACATTATATTCATCATGGCCGACGATATGGGTTATGGGGACCTAAGGTGCTACGGACAAACGACAATCCAGACTCCCAACATCGACCAGATGGCTAAGGAGGGTACTCGATTCACCGACTGCTATGCCGGATCGACTGTTTGCGCTCCTTCCCGTTCCGTCTTGATGACAGGACTACATACGGGGCACACAACGGTTCGAGGTAATTTTGGCAAATATGGAGTGACTGGACTCGCCGGTGGAAATGGCAGAGTCCCCTTGGAGAAGGATGATGTCACCGTCGCCGAAGTCCTTAAAACTGCAGGTTACAAAACAGGAATCAGCGGTAAGTGGGGACTAGGTGAGCCCAAAACCAATGGGCACCCTAATGATCAAGGATTCGATGAATGGTTTGGCTATCTTAATCAACGACGTGCCCATTCGTACTACCCGGATTTCATCTGGAAGAACAAAGAGAAATTTGAACTGCCAGAAAACCGTAATGGAAACGAGGGTACCTATACTCACGACCTGTTTACAGATTTTGCCCTCGACTTCCTAGATCGCCACGAGAAGGAGCGCTTTTTCCTATACCTTCCCTACACTGTCCCTCATTCGCGTTACGAAATTCCGGATACTGCACCCTACTCCCAGGAAAACTGGACTGATGACGAAAAAGTGCACGCAGCCATGATTACCCGACTGGATCGAGATGTCGGAAAGCTTTTCCAGAGACTGAAAGATCTAGATATTGACGAACAAACAATCGTGTTCTTTTGTTCAGACAACGGGGCAGCAGAACGTTGGGAAAAGCGTTTCGATAGTTCCGGAGCCCTCCGTGGTCGCAAACGGGACATGTACGAGGGAGGCCTCCGCACCCCGATGATCGTCCGCTGGCCCGGGGTGGTTTCCGCCAATAGAACCAGTGACGTCCCATGGTACTTCGCTGACGTCCTTCCCACTCTTGCTGAACTGGGAAACGCAGCCTCCACTCCTAACCTTGATGGTATCAGTATCGCCCCGACCCTGCTTGGCAAACCCCAGGACCTCAGCAGTCGCTACATGTACTGGGAGTTCTTTGAAGGGGGATTCCAACAAGCGGTTCGCAAAGGAAACTGGAAAGCCATTCGCACTTCCATTGGCAAACCGATAGAACTTTATAACCTCGAAACGGATATTTCAGAAAAACGGGACATTGCATCAAGACATCCCCAAGTAGTTACTGAAATGGAATCGATTCTCCAATCCGCTCGATCCCCTTCCCTTAACTGGCCAGTGGAAAGTCTCGATTAA
- a CDS encoding cold-shock protein — protein MPKGTIKWFDSEKGYGFIQQSEGGDDLFVHHSETDGYALNEGDSVDYEIGEGRKGPCATNVKKS, from the coding sequence ATGCCAAAAGGAACAATAAAGTGGTTTGATTCGGAAAAGGGCTACGGCTTCATTCAACAGAGTGAAGGTGGAGATGACCTATTCGTACATCACTCCGAAACTGATGGGTACGCCCTAAACGAAGGCGATTCCGTCGACTACGAGATCGGCGAAGGACGTAAAGGTCCTTGCGCTACGAATGTAAAGAAGAGCTAG
- a CDS encoding Gfo/Idh/MocA family protein: MSRRHFGKLSATAIAGSAFSFHILPSHARGNLTKPTVVGIGTGGKGRVDITHCDEAGFHVVGLVDTADAKRMSSTERDVKRLKSVIETREQYPDAAFFTDYREMYEKLGDKVDAVIVSTPDHHHFHASAMGMQRGKHVYCQKPLTHGIWEARVLTELAKKHGVKTQMGNQAHANDHMRRCVELIRAGVIGPVREAHTWTNRPIWPQGFAKPPAKENMPSWLDWEQWIGPAPEVGYNANIAPFAWRGWWDYGTGALGDMACHIMDMAYWAVDPGVPATVKAEQQGATEVSPPINSKVLWEFAANQYTSKKGFKYFWYDGYLDAEFDRDTWALIKHSDEFNHPNTKLLDGLPFQQFGSIVIGEEGKLIFNRRHGNWFLHSRAGVDGFEWPDQTIARAKDQDPYKEWFDAITGKIDQAESHFGQSGPFAETVLLGVIAQQNPDEELEWDAKEMEIVGRPDLKKLVQRDYRKGWKFKG, translated from the coding sequence ATGTCTCGTCGGCATTTCGGCAAGTTGTCGGCTACTGCAATCGCTGGCAGCGCCTTTAGCTTTCACATCCTACCGAGTCACGCTCGGGGGAATCTGACCAAGCCAACGGTAGTTGGAATCGGAACCGGAGGGAAGGGAAGAGTCGACATCACTCATTGCGATGAAGCGGGATTTCACGTGGTCGGGCTCGTTGATACCGCTGACGCGAAAAGGATGTCGTCAACGGAAAGGGATGTGAAGCGGCTGAAGTCGGTCATTGAAACACGCGAACAATACCCCGATGCGGCTTTTTTCACTGACTATCGGGAGATGTATGAAAAACTTGGCGACAAAGTTGATGCGGTCATCGTATCGACACCGGACCATCATCACTTTCACGCCTCCGCCATGGGCATGCAGCGAGGTAAGCATGTTTATTGTCAGAAGCCTCTGACCCATGGGATATGGGAAGCTCGCGTGCTGACGGAGCTCGCTAAAAAGCACGGTGTGAAAACGCAAATGGGCAACCAGGCCCATGCCAACGACCATATGCGCCGTTGCGTCGAGTTGATTCGCGCGGGTGTCATTGGTCCGGTGAGGGAAGCTCACACTTGGACCAATCGACCCATTTGGCCTCAAGGATTCGCCAAGCCACCTGCGAAGGAAAACATGCCTTCATGGCTAGACTGGGAGCAGTGGATTGGACCCGCTCCAGAAGTGGGCTACAATGCGAACATCGCGCCCTTCGCTTGGCGCGGTTGGTGGGACTACGGTACGGGGGCGCTGGGCGACATGGCCTGTCATATTATGGATATGGCTTATTGGGCCGTGGACCCAGGAGTGCCTGCCACGGTCAAGGCTGAGCAGCAGGGGGCCACCGAGGTTTCGCCACCGATTAACTCCAAGGTGCTATGGGAGTTTGCCGCTAACCAATACACGTCGAAAAAGGGATTTAAGTATTTTTGGTACGATGGTTACCTCGACGCTGAATTCGATCGTGACACTTGGGCACTTATCAAGCACAGCGACGAGTTTAATCACCCGAATACAAAGCTACTCGATGGATTACCGTTCCAGCAGTTCGGCAGCATTGTCATTGGCGAAGAGGGCAAGTTGATATTCAATCGACGGCATGGTAATTGGTTCCTCCATTCTCGGGCGGGAGTCGATGGGTTTGAATGGCCGGATCAGACGATTGCTCGCGCCAAGGATCAGGATCCCTACAAGGAATGGTTTGATGCGATTACGGGAAAAATTGACCAGGCGGAGTCGCATTTCGGGCAGTCGGGACCGTTCGCGGAAACCGTTCTCCTCGGTGTGATAGCTCAGCAGAATCCAGATGAGGAACTCGAATGGGATGCCAAGGAAATGGAAATTGTCGGCCGGCCAGACCTAAAGAAACTCGTCCAGCGCGATTACCGAAAAGGATGGAAATTCAAGGGCTAG